A region from the Aegilops tauschii subsp. strangulata cultivar AL8/78 chromosome 5, Aet v6.0, whole genome shotgun sequence genome encodes:
- the LOC109746695 gene encoding uncharacterized protein: MAAVAAPAAEAQAQAEEPSPPRPPPLEKCAAPTDAEEGEERPEAKRRRARVAALEKVPSAAAAAAAAAAASEEEEDDGFSFLARSFSGVETTPKFGSFNPAAAKFVAFHLASPPPLVDPAEESPPVAVGGDGEEKGKDGNSH; this comes from the coding sequence ATGGCGGCGGTGGCCGCGCCCGCGGCCGAGGCGCAGGCGCAGGCGGAGGAGCCCTCTCCTCCCCGCCCGCCGCCCCTCGAGAAGTGCGCCGCGCCGACGGACGCCGAGGAGGGGGAGGAGCGGCCGGAGGCGAAGCGGCGGCGCGCGCGCGTGGCCGCGCTCGAGAAGGTCcccagcgcggcggcggcggctgcggccgccgcggcggcgagcgaggaggaggaggacgacgggtTCTCGTTCCTCGCGCGGAGCTTCTCCGGGGTGGAGACGACGCCCAAGTTCGGGTCCTTCAACCCCGCCGCCGCCAAGTTCGTGGCCTTCCACCTGGCGTCCCCGCCGCCCCTGGTCGACCCGGCGGAGGAGTCCCCGCCGGTGGCGGTGGGTGGGGACGGGGAGGAGAAGGGCAAGGACGGCAATTCACACTAG